One Sediminibacillus dalangtanensis genomic region harbors:
- a CDS encoding HIT domain-containing protein — MTEDFHCEEVLSGKTEVNKVLETDNVLAYYHTKPFWPVHIVAIPKKHISSLITLEEKDNELLLELLDVIKKMAAMVTDQHGACRVITNLGNYQDSKHLHWHIVSGKALR, encoded by the coding sequence ATGACGGAGGATTTTCATTGTGAAGAAGTGTTAAGTGGAAAAACAGAAGTTAACAAGGTGCTGGAAACGGATAATGTGTTAGCTTACTATCATACCAAGCCATTTTGGCCAGTACACATTGTTGCCATACCGAAGAAACATATTTCCTCATTAATTACGTTGGAAGAAAAGGATAATGAATTATTGCTAGAACTGCTGGATGTTATCAAAAAGATGGCTGCTATGGTAACGGACCAACATGGAGCCTGTAGAGTAATCACCAATTTGGGGAATTATCAGGATTCCAAACACCTTCATTGGCATATCGTATCTGGAAAAGCGTTAAGGTGA
- a CDS encoding RDD family protein: MEIIEPAGLDNRIVSRIIDAMIISLGTVLFSYLLYGDFNNGSEFRLTDFFGLLYSLSLPVLWYGYTLGRRLAGNRIVRIDGRKVGIGTMLLRDFVAGIFYVLTLGIGFAVSAFMVGIREDRRAIHDFIARTYVTKCTLEKNEDVS, translated from the coding sequence GTGGAGATTATAGAACCAGCGGGATTAGATAATAGAATTGTCTCCAGAATAATAGATGCCATGATTATTTCCTTAGGGACTGTGCTCTTTTCCTATCTCTTGTACGGGGACTTTAATAATGGAAGTGAGTTTCGTCTTACTGATTTTTTCGGACTTCTTTATAGTTTGAGCTTACCTGTGCTCTGGTACGGCTATACACTGGGAAGAAGATTGGCAGGGAACCGTATTGTCAGAATCGATGGAAGAAAAGTCGGTATTGGCACCATGTTATTACGGGATTTCGTCGCGGGTATTTTCTATGTTCTGACCTTGGGAATTGGATTCGCAGTCAGTGCCTTTATGGTGGGGATTAGGGAAGACAGACGTGCTATACATGACTTTATAGCACGAACGTATGTGACAAAGTGTACACTGGAGAAAAACGAGGATGTTTCATAG
- a CDS encoding M3 family oligoendopeptidase: MADAKYQEVWNLGSLFQGGSNSRPFQAHLGKLRAKLAKLEHDLGNFTPSQANDTSGWILELLNQIGKVREYLSQAKSFITCILAQDPKDQSAGSLQGDVEYISARFESVLLRMKSSLASIEEKFWQEILDKGRVSNYEFILKEWRRNGKTQLSKKEESLLTNLTADGYHSWGAFYKALINDLSIHVSIEGEQNELSIGQAINLRSHPDEKVRKDAHEALEQTWTEKEDLFARILNHIAGFRLQVYRKRGIEDVLEEPLRDNRIKQETLQTMWHAVHKNKQPLIAYLNEKARILGKTKLEAYQFWAPLTKSKKRVSYREAVDFVLEHLGRFGPELENFVRGAFEQGWVEAEDRPNKSVVAFCAGFPLTEESRIFMTYGGTFKDVLTLTHELGHAFHNHAMKQVDGMNKQYPMSLAETASTFAEMIIFDAAIKAADSKEEKLFLLDEKLKRSVMNFMNIHSRFLFEKKFYQERKKGTVPVGRLNELMEEAMNKGYQGSLEGGSVHSWIWTPHFYITNSPFYNFPYTFGYLFSLGLYAKAKESGKAFEQAYLALLRDSGRMSAEQLAAKHLGEDITSETFWEKGLEMCRKDVEEYLWLARSM, translated from the coding sequence ATGGCAGATGCAAAGTACCAGGAAGTATGGAATCTAGGTTCCTTGTTCCAGGGTGGGAGCAATTCCCGTCCATTTCAAGCACATTTGGGAAAGTTAAGAGCTAAGCTCGCGAAACTTGAACACGACTTGGGAAATTTCACTCCATCGCAAGCAAATGACACAAGTGGCTGGATTTTAGAGTTGTTGAATCAAATCGGGAAAGTTCGTGAATATTTATCACAAGCCAAATCCTTTATAACATGTATATTGGCACAGGATCCCAAAGACCAGAGCGCCGGTTCCCTTCAAGGTGATGTCGAATACATAAGCGCGCGTTTCGAGTCTGTCCTATTAAGGATGAAAAGTAGTCTGGCATCTATAGAGGAAAAATTCTGGCAGGAAATCCTCGATAAGGGAAGAGTCAGCAACTACGAATTTATTTTGAAGGAATGGCGGAGAAATGGTAAAACGCAGCTTTCTAAGAAGGAAGAGTCATTATTAACCAATCTGACGGCCGATGGGTATCATTCTTGGGGAGCGTTTTATAAGGCATTGATAAATGATCTAAGTATTCATGTTTCCATTGAGGGAGAACAGAACGAATTGTCAATCGGACAAGCGATAAACCTAAGATCCCATCCCGATGAAAAAGTGCGAAAAGATGCGCACGAGGCTTTAGAACAAACATGGACGGAAAAGGAGGACTTATTCGCCAGAATTCTTAACCATATAGCCGGATTCCGCCTGCAAGTTTATAGAAAAAGAGGAATCGAGGACGTTCTGGAAGAGCCTTTAAGAGATAATCGGATTAAACAAGAAACCCTCCAAACGATGTGGCATGCAGTTCATAAAAACAAACAACCTTTAATAGCTTATTTAAATGAAAAAGCCCGCATTCTTGGTAAAACAAAATTGGAAGCTTATCAATTCTGGGCTCCCTTAACCAAAAGCAAGAAGAGGGTCTCTTATCGGGAGGCTGTTGATTTTGTCCTGGAGCATTTAGGCCGATTCGGACCCGAACTAGAAAACTTCGTTCGTGGAGCCTTTGAACAAGGATGGGTGGAGGCAGAAGACCGTCCAAACAAGTCAGTTGTTGCTTTTTGTGCCGGCTTCCCGCTCACAGAAGAATCCAGGATATTCATGACTTATGGTGGAACCTTCAAGGATGTTTTGACGCTTACCCATGAGTTAGGGCATGCTTTTCATAATCACGCCATGAAGCAGGTCGATGGGATGAATAAGCAATATCCGATGAGTTTAGCTGAAACAGCTTCGACTTTTGCCGAGATGATTATTTTTGATGCGGCGATTAAAGCTGCAGATTCAAAAGAAGAGAAGCTTTTTTTGCTAGATGAAAAATTAAAACGGAGTGTCATGAACTTTATGAATATCCATTCCCGCTTTCTATTTGAGAAAAAATTCTATCAAGAGCGAAAAAAGGGAACTGTTCCAGTTGGCCGTCTAAACGAGCTGATGGAAGAAGCGATGAATAAAGGCTATCAGGGCTCTCTTGAAGGCGGATCTGTCCATTCATGGATTTGGACACCGCATTTTTATATTACGAATTCTCCATTTTATAATTTTCCTTATACATTCGGTTATTTGTTTTCCCTTGGCCTCTATGCCAAAGCAAAGGAAAGCGGGAAGGCATTTGAGCAGGCTTATCTAGCATTACTGCGTGATTCAGGCAGAATGTCTGCTGAACAATTAGCAGCGAAACATCTTGGAGAAGATATCACATCCGAGACTTTTTGGGAAAAAGGGCTGGAAATGTGCAGGAAAGACGTGGAGGAATACTTATGGTTGGCTCGTTCGATGTGA